The Acetivibrio saccincola genome window below encodes:
- a CDS encoding type II toxin-antitoxin system RelE family toxin: MPEGDVKKLKGYKYYRLRVGHFRIIFSKNDQELTILVIDIGNRGQIYENL; this comes from the coding sequence TTGCCTGAAGGAGATGTAAAAAAGTTAAAGGGTTATAAATATTATAGGCTTAGGGTTGGACATTTTAGAATTATTTTTTCCAAAAATGACCAAGAACTCACAATACTAGTTATTGATATAGGAAATAGAGGACAGATATATGAGAATTTATAA
- a CDS encoding type I restriction-modification system subunit M: MENNRKEQERAELHRTIWNMANDLRGSVDGWDFKQYVLGMLFYRYISENITAYINAGEWEAGNTEFDYAKLSDEEAEQAREDLVKTKGFFILPSELFENVRARAKDDENLNETLEQIFSNIEASAQGTESEDNFKGLFDDIDVNSNKLGNTVAKRNEKLVKLLNSVGEMKLGDYKDNTIDAFGDAYEFLMGMYASNAGKSGGEYYTPQEVSELLTHLTLVGKTEVNKVYDPACGSGSLLLKFAKILGKENVRQGFFGQEINITTYNLCRINMFLHDIDYDKFDIALGDTLTDPQHWDDEPFEAIVSNPPYSIKWKGDNDPILINDPRFSPAGVLAPKSKADLAFIMHSLSWLATNGTAAIVCFPGVMYRGGAEKKIRQYLIDNNYIDCIIQLPDNLFYGTSIATCIMVLKKSKSENSTLFIDASKEFVKVTNNNKLTQENIETILNAFKDRKDIEHFARLVPNSEIAEQDYNLSVSTYVEQEDTREKIDIVALNAEIEKIVAREQVLREEIDKIIAEIEVGK; encoded by the coding sequence ATGGAAAATAACAGAAAAGAACAGGAACGGGCGGAATTACACCGCACGATATGGAATATGGCAAATGATTTAAGAGGCAGTGTAGATGGATGGGACTTTAAGCAATATGTTTTGGGAATGCTGTTTTACCGCTACATATCTGAAAATATTACTGCCTATATTAACGCCGGAGAATGGGAAGCTGGCAATACGGAATTTGATTATGCCAAGCTATCCGACGAAGAAGCAGAACAGGCACGAGAGGATTTAGTTAAGACAAAAGGCTTCTTTATTTTACCCAGCGAACTTTTTGAAAATGTCCGAGCTCGTGCAAAGGATGACGAAAACTTAAATGAAACACTAGAGCAGATTTTCAGTAATATAGAAGCATCTGCCCAAGGAACAGAGAGTGAAGATAATTTCAAAGGTCTGTTTGACGATATTGATGTTAACAGCAATAAGCTAGGTAACACTGTAGCAAAGCGTAATGAAAAACTGGTTAAGCTATTGAATTCTGTTGGAGAAATGAAGCTGGGAGATTACAAAGATAATACTATAGATGCTTTTGGTGATGCTTATGAATTCTTAATGGGTATGTATGCATCCAATGCAGGAAAAAGTGGTGGTGAATACTATACGCCGCAGGAGGTTTCTGAACTCCTTACCCACTTAACATTAGTAGGAAAAACTGAAGTCAACAAGGTATATGACCCCGCTTGCGGTTCTGGCTCTCTACTGCTAAAGTTTGCAAAAATCTTAGGAAAAGAAAATGTACGTCAAGGTTTCTTCGGTCAAGAAATCAACATTACAACCTACAACCTGTGCAGAATTAATATGTTCCTGCACGATATTGATTATGACAAATTTGATATTGCCCTTGGTGACACACTAACAGATCCGCAACATTGGGATGATGAGCCTTTTGAAGCCATTGTATCAAATCCACCTTACTCTATTAAATGGAAGGGCGATAATGATCCTATTTTGATTAATGACCCTCGCTTTTCTCCGGCAGGAGTATTGGCTCCTAAATCCAAGGCAGACCTTGCTTTTATTATGCATAGTCTTTCTTGGCTTGCAACAAACGGAACAGCGGCTATCGTTTGTTTCCCCGGTGTAATGTACCGCGGAGGCGCTGAAAAGAAAATCAGACAGTACCTGATTGATAATAACTATATCGACTGTATCATTCAGTTACCGGATAACTTGTTTTATGGTACCAGCATTGCTACCTGCATTATGGTTCTAAAGAAATCTAAATCAGAAAATAGCACCTTATTTATCGATGCATCAAAGGAATTTGTCAAGGTTACGAATAACAACAAACTAACACAAGAAAATATTGAGACCATTCTTAACGCATTCAAAGATAGAAAAGATATTGAGCATTTTGCTAGGCTTGTGCCAAACAGTGAAATAGCTGAACAAGATTATAACCTGTCTGTTTCAACATATGTGGAACAAGAGGATACGAGAGAAAAGATTGATATTGTTGCTCTTAATGCTGAGATAGAAAAGATTGTGGCGAGAGAGCAGGTTTTAAGGGAAGAAATAGATAAGATTATTGCGGAAATTGAGGTGGGCAAATGA
- a CDS encoding helix-turn-helix domain-containing protein produces MSVSYKKLWKLLIDRDMKKKDLQAAAGISPSSISKLSKNEYVSMDVLVKVCTALGVDFKDIMELVPNMVEERE; encoded by the coding sequence GTGTCCGTTAGCTATAAAAAGCTTTGGAAATTGTTGATAGACCGCGATATGAAGAAGAAAGATTTGCAAGCTGCTGCGGGAATAAGTCCATCGTCAATTTCAAAGCTTTCTAAAAACGAATATGTCAGTATGGACGTTCTTGTAAAGGTTTGTACGGCACTTGGTGTCGATTTTAAAGATATCATGGAATTAGTGCCAAATATGGTTGAAGAAAGGGAGTAG
- a CDS encoding phage major capsid protein, producing the protein MATSTTYNRAFWNVMKGKEENNQNLSEGFDNAGAYVAPDEFREGFNTALAKENIFRRFATVINLSSAEGKIQAVSSTGTADWVEDGDPIPESADTFTQFLVKSYKLASLVKLNRSFVTDMNFNLEKYLMGDFAKRFGKAEENALLNGNGTTQPTGILTADADVTTTDNSTISFDEIISLYFSLKAEYRNNAVFIMHDNTAMLLRTLKDTSGSYLWNSSDNTIFGKPVVTSPYMPTVLAGAKSIVFGDLSYYWLIERQPITIKKLSELYALQGQIGFSAYERLDGKLIQPDALKILQIKA; encoded by the coding sequence ATGGCAACATCAACAACTTATAATAGAGCGTTTTGGAATGTTATGAAAGGAAAAGAAGAAAATAATCAAAATCTAAGCGAGGGCTTTGATAATGCAGGAGCCTATGTCGCACCAGACGAGTTCCGAGAAGGCTTTAACACTGCTTTGGCAAAGGAGAATATATTCCGCAGATTTGCTACTGTTATCAATCTATCTTCTGCAGAAGGTAAAATTCAAGCGGTATCCTCAACGGGTACAGCAGATTGGGTTGAAGACGGAGATCCAATTCCCGAAAGTGCCGATACATTTACACAGTTTCTGGTGAAATCATACAAGCTGGCATCTCTTGTCAAGCTAAACCGCTCATTCGTCACCGATATGAACTTTAATCTTGAAAAATATCTGATGGGTGATTTTGCGAAGCGTTTTGGCAAGGCTGAGGAAAATGCATTGCTTAATGGAAATGGCACAACTCAGCCAACAGGTATCCTTACGGCAGACGCAGATGTAACTACAACAGACAATAGTACCATCTCTTTTGATGAAATCATCTCTCTGTATTTTTCATTAAAAGCTGAATACCGAAATAACGCTGTGTTTATCATGCACGATAATACAGCCATGCTTCTTAGAACCCTTAAGGATACAAGCGGCAGTTATCTGTGGAATTCTTCAGATAACACCATCTTCGGAAAGCCTGTAGTTACCTCTCCATATATGCCTACAGTATTAGCAGGAGCAAAAAGCATTGTATTTGGAGATTTATCATACTACTGGCTGATTGAGCGTCAACCAATAACAATAAAAAAATTAAGTGAGTTATATGCATTGCAGGGGCAAATTGGATTTTCTGCTTACGAGAGATTGGATGGAAAGCTAATTCAACCGGATGCTCTGAAAATATTACAAATAAAAGCTTAA
- a CDS encoding diaminopimelate dehydrogenase codes for MSKKIRIGIVGYGNLGRGVETAVKKTPDIELVAVFTRRDPAAVKTNDPNVRVFHVDDAVKYTDKIDVMILCGGSSSDLPKQGPEFLKLFNTVDSFDTHAKIPEYFETMDAVAKSSKKIGIISVGWDPGLFSMNRMLTEAILPDGVGYTFWGKGVSQGHSDAIRRVEGVKNGVQYTIPKEEALEKVRAGLWPELSNRDKHLRECFVVAEEGADKEKIENEIKSMPNYFSDYETVVHFISEEELKKNHSAMPHGGRVIHTAVTGEGNKQIVEFSIKLDSNPEFTSSILVAYARAAYTMYNEGHIGAKTVFDVPLSYLSYKPAAQLRKELL; via the coding sequence TTGAGCAAAAAAATTAGAATTGGTATTGTAGGATATGGGAATTTAGGAAGAGGTGTAGAAACCGCCGTTAAAAAAACACCTGATATAGAATTAGTTGCAGTGTTTACCAGAAGAGATCCTGCTGCTGTAAAGACAAATGACCCAAATGTTAGGGTTTTTCATGTTGATGATGCAGTAAAGTATACAGATAAAATTGATGTAATGATTCTTTGTGGAGGGTCTTCTTCAGATTTGCCAAAACAGGGACCTGAATTTCTCAAATTGTTTAATACTGTGGATAGCTTTGATACTCATGCAAAAATTCCAGAATACTTTGAAACCATGGATGCTGTTGCAAAATCCAGTAAAAAGATTGGAATTATTTCTGTAGGATGGGATCCAGGGCTTTTTTCAATGAACAGGATGCTGACAGAAGCGATACTGCCTGACGGGGTAGGTTATACTTTTTGGGGTAAAGGTGTCAGTCAGGGACATTCTGATGCAATAAGAAGAGTTGAAGGTGTAAAGAATGGCGTTCAGTACACAATACCTAAGGAGGAAGCCCTTGAAAAGGTAAGGGCAGGCTTGTGGCCGGAGCTTAGCAACAGGGACAAGCATTTACGAGAATGTTTTGTTGTGGCGGAGGAAGGAGCAGATAAAGAAAAAATAGAAAATGAAATAAAATCAATGCCAAATTATTTTTCAGATTATGAAACGGTGGTTCATTTTATTTCAGAAGAAGAGCTAAAGAAAAATCATTCAGCAATGCCCCATGGCGGAAGAGTCATACATACTGCTGTTACAGGAGAAGGCAATAAGCAAATTGTAGAGTTTTCCATAAAACTTGACAGCAATCCTGAGTTTACATCCAGTATTTTAGTGGCATATGCAAGAGCGGCTTATACTATGTATAATGAAGGGCACATTGGTGCAAAAACGGTATTTGACGTGCCTCTTTCATATTTGTCATATAAGCCGGCGGCACAGCTTAGAAAAGAGTTATTGTAA
- a CDS encoding restriction endonuclease subunit S, which yields MSKLDELIAELCPDGVEYKLLGDLEKDSILELGRGKVISKKTISDNPGKYPVYSSSAIGEGLMGKYNQYMFDEVLLSWSIDGGGRFFYRNKHKFSLTNVSGWLRVLRKDVLNIRYLYYVMDSLWLGKTYDYVNKAHPSVIKNDYLIPLPPLPVQQEIVRILDNFTELTAELTAELTAELTARRKQYEYYRDLLLTFGDEVEWKTLGEIGKLIRGSGLLKSDFVEEGFPCIHYGQIHTYYGTSATETISFVSVDKSKKLKKAKKGDVLIAGVSENVEDVCKPLAWLGGDICISGDMFAFRHNQNTKYITYLLQTTDFSRYKEKFAHGAKVTRLRQDKLLAYKIPVPPLEEQERIVAILDRFDALCNDLTSGIPAEIEARQKQYEYYRDKLLSFKEVTA from the coding sequence ATGAGTAAGTTAGATGAATTGATTGCTGAACTTTGTCCAGATGGGGTGGAGTATAAATTATTGGGGGATTTAGAAAAGGATAGCATACTGGAATTAGGAAGAGGTAAAGTAATATCTAAAAAAACAATAAGTGATAATCCAGGGAAATATCCTGTTTATTCTTCATCAGCAATTGGAGAAGGACTAATGGGAAAATATAATCAATATATGTTTGATGAAGTACTTTTATCATGGTCAATTGATGGTGGTGGTAGATTTTTCTACAGAAATAAACATAAGTTTTCTTTAACAAATGTATCAGGATGGTTAAGAGTATTAAGAAAAGATGTATTGAATATAAGATATTTATATTATGTAATGGATAGTCTTTGGTTGGGGAAAACTTATGACTATGTAAATAAGGCACATCCATCAGTTATTAAAAATGACTATTTAATTCCCCTTCCCCCTCTGCCTGTTCAGCAGGAAATTGTCCGTATTCTGGACAATTTCACAGAGCTTACAGCAGAGCTTACAGCAGAGCTTACAGCAGAGCTTACAGCAAGAAGAAAGCAGTATGAGTATTATAGGGATTTGCTATTGACATTTGGAGATGAGGTAGAGTGGAAGACTTTAGGGGAGATTGGAAAATTAATAAGAGGAAGTGGATTATTAAAATCTGATTTTGTAGAAGAAGGTTTTCCATGTATTCATTACGGACAAATACATACTTACTATGGTACAAGCGCTACTGAAACAATATCATTTGTTTCAGTAGACAAATCAAAAAAACTGAAAAAGGCTAAAAAGGGAGATGTACTCATTGCAGGTGTAAGTGAGAATGTTGAAGATGTATGTAAGCCTTTGGCTTGGCTTGGTGGAGATATATGTATAAGTGGTGATATGTTTGCCTTTAGACATAATCAAAACACAAAATATATAACCTATTTATTACAAACAACAGATTTTAGCAGATACAAAGAAAAATTTGCTCATGGTGCAAAGGTAACAAGGTTAAGACAAGATAAATTATTGGCTTATAAAATCCCTGTTCCACCCTTAGAAGAACAAGAGCGCATCGTAGCTATCCTCGATCGCTTTGACGCCCTCTGCAACGACTTAACCAGCGGTATTCCTGCTGAAATTGAAGCACGTCAAAAGCAATATGAATATTACAGAGATAAACTGTTATCTTTCAAGGAGGTGACGGCATGA
- a CDS encoding phage/plasmid primase, P4 family codes for MLKDKPQFCCWKYEERSGRKTKVPYNPVTRKRAKPNQRGTFKDFSSAVAAISDYDGIGFLVGNDICVIDLDDCFDSGGKLKPVVQSIVDAFIDCYMEHSPSEKGLHIFFKATGFNFDKTKYYINNRKLGVEVYVGGATNRFVTVTGNVYANGDIAEKSNELQMILDKYMLRPTPVKQILDTESQSYLSDKSVIEKALKSANGEKFKALWQGDTSGYASASEADLALCGMLAFWCGRDIGQMDRLFRQSGLMRDKWNRPQSGSSYGMITIEKAIANATEIYKPGGKRSSATEDFGECSLAGFKPESNDRYPWTDIGASRLFADYYKSFARFVPERKMWFCYENGIWIPDVGNLKVMEMCKSLANQLLTYALTIQDEHQRKAYIDYCRKWQSRRYRETVLKDAQSVYPISMAEFDQDPQVLNCANGTLFLISMDFHPHNSEDRLTKISGVKYDPEAKSERWDRFIHEIMSGDEEKAKFLQKAFGYSISGDTRYECLFVLYGATTRNGKGTLCESILKVLGSYGCTARPETISLKKNNNSSSPSEDIARLAGVRFVNISEPSRGLVLNAAQVKSMTGGDTINARFLHENSFDFSPKFKLYINTNYLPVITDMTLFSSGRVVIIPFERHFDESEQDKSLKREFAKPKNQSAIFNWLIEGYQLLKKEGFTLPDSVKTATEAYKRDSDKIALFFEDALEESPNSEVRTSEVYARYQRWCSANGCYSENARNFKQALTAIARVERKRPRSGGGMTTMLIGYKLTEEEFLLI; via the coding sequence GTGCTTAAAGATAAGCCACAGTTTTGCTGTTGGAAATATGAAGAACGAAGTGGTAGAAAAACCAAAGTTCCCTATAACCCAGTAACGAGAAAAAGGGCAAAACCAAATCAACGTGGTACATTTAAAGATTTTAGTTCGGCGGTAGCTGCTATAAGTGATTATGACGGTATCGGATTTTTGGTAGGTAATGACATTTGTGTTATCGACTTAGATGATTGCTTTGATAGCGGTGGTAAGCTTAAGCCTGTTGTCCAAAGTATTGTAGACGCTTTTATTGATTGCTATATGGAACACAGTCCATCTGAAAAAGGGCTTCATATTTTCTTTAAGGCCACAGGCTTTAACTTTGACAAAACAAAATATTATATCAACAACAGAAAGCTGGGAGTTGAGGTCTATGTGGGCGGAGCAACAAATCGTTTTGTTACCGTAACAGGCAATGTATATGCAAATGGTGATATAGCGGAGAAATCGAATGAACTACAGATGATACTAGACAAGTATATGTTGCGTCCTACCCCTGTGAAGCAAATTCTGGATACAGAAAGTCAATCCTATCTGTCTGACAAGTCTGTTATTGAGAAGGCTTTAAAATCGGCAAATGGAGAAAAATTCAAAGCATTATGGCAAGGAGATACGTCAGGCTATGCTTCTGCCAGTGAAGCTGATTTGGCACTTTGCGGTATGCTGGCATTTTGGTGTGGCAGGGATATTGGGCAGATGGACAGACTTTTCCGGCAGAGCGGCCTAATGCGAGATAAATGGAATAGACCACAGTCCGGCAGCAGTTATGGAATGATAACCATAGAAAAAGCAATCGCAAATGCTACTGAGATATACAAACCAGGTGGTAAGCGTTCATCAGCTACAGAAGATTTTGGTGAATGTTCCCTTGCTGGCTTTAAGCCTGAGAGTAACGATCGCTACCCTTGGACGGATATTGGGGCAAGCAGGTTGTTTGCTGATTATTATAAATCTTTTGCCCGCTTTGTTCCTGAAAGGAAGATGTGGTTTTGCTATGAGAATGGCATTTGGATTCCTGATGTCGGTAATCTAAAAGTAATGGAAATGTGTAAATCATTGGCTAACCAACTGCTAACCTATGCTTTAACTATTCAGGATGAACATCAAAGAAAGGCATACATTGACTATTGCCGAAAGTGGCAGTCAAGAAGATACCGAGAAACGGTACTTAAGGATGCACAGAGCGTATATCCCATATCAATGGCTGAATTTGACCAAGACCCGCAGGTACTCAACTGTGCCAATGGAACATTGTTTTTAATATCCATGGATTTTCATCCCCACAACAGCGAGGACAGACTCACAAAGATATCTGGTGTTAAATATGACCCGGAAGCAAAAAGCGAGCGATGGGATAGATTTATTCATGAGATTATGAGCGGAGATGAGGAAAAGGCAAAATTCCTCCAAAAAGCCTTTGGCTACAGTATCAGCGGAGACACTCGGTATGAATGCCTGTTTGTTCTCTATGGTGCTACAACTCGAAATGGTAAAGGTACGCTGTGTGAGAGCATTCTTAAGGTATTAGGCAGTTATGGCTGTACCGCAAGGCCAGAGACTATCAGTCTGAAAAAGAACAATAACAGTTCAAGTCCAAGTGAAGATATTGCCCGGCTTGCAGGAGTACGCTTTGTGAATATCTCCGAACCTAGCAGAGGACTTGTCTTAAATGCTGCACAGGTAAAAAGCATGACGGGTGGTGACACCATCAACGCAAGGTTTCTACATGAGAATTCCTTTGATTTTTCGCCAAAGTTTAAGCTGTATATCAACACCAATTATCTGCCCGTTATTACGGATATGACGCTGTTTTCCAGTGGCAGAGTGGTAATCATCCCTTTTGAACGACACTTCGATGAAAGCGAACAGGATAAAAGCTTAAAACGTGAATTTGCCAAACCGAAGAATCAGAGTGCTATCTTTAACTGGCTAATTGAAGGCTATCAGCTGTTAAAAAAGGAAGGCTTTACTTTACCTGATTCCGTTAAGACAGCAACGGAGGCTTATAAACGTGACAGCGATAAAATAGCATTATTTTTCGAGGATGCCTTGGAGGAAAGTCCTAACAGTGAGGTGCGGACATCCGAAGTGTATGCCCGGTATCAGCGTTGGTGCAGTGCCAATGGATGTTATTCGGAGAATGCAAGAAACTTTAAACAGGCATTAACAGCTATCGCCCGTGTAGAACGGAAACGACCACGTTCTGGTGGTGGAATGACCACAATGCTTATCGGATATAAGCTGACAGAAGAAGAATTTCTTCTTATTTAA
- a CDS encoding recombinase family protein, with translation MNRQSTFSTIRKSTLAFEEAKITALYCRLSRDDELAGDSNSIVNQKAILKKYAEDNGFRNIEFYVDDGVSGTTFDRPDFNRMIADVESGRIGTIIIKDMSRFGRDYLKVGYYTEIMFPESDVRFIAINNGIDSANQTDSDFTPFLNIINEWYAKDTSKKIRAVFKSKGQSGKPLCTNPPYGYIKDPEDKLHWFIDEEAAEVVRDIFRLCMAGFGPTQIAKQLEKRCIDTPTVHLRKMGINTPARPPENPYAWSARTVADILAKMEYLGHTVNFKTSKKSYKSKVKILNNPEDWLVFKNTHEAIIDEGTWETVQKIRDGKRRPSRLGEMGMLSGMMFCADCGAKLYQVRGKGWTHDKEYFVCATYRKKKGMCSSHQIRNVVVEQLLLEDLRRVTSFAKDHEQEFIRIVMNNSEKELAKELRQSQKEYEQAQTRIADIDKIIRKLYEDNVMGKIPEERFYKMSAEYEAEQKALEERITKLKHTIDTANEQSLNTDRFLALVKKYTEITELDAEIIREFIDKIIVFKAEKIDGRRTQRIQIFYNCIGAIDLPK, from the coding sequence ATGAATAGACAGTCAACATTTAGCACTATACGTAAATCAACATTAGCATTTGAAGAAGCGAAAATTACTGCTCTTTACTGCAGGCTTTCCCGTGATGATGAGCTTGCAGGGGACAGCAATAGTATAGTAAACCAGAAGGCAATTCTAAAAAAGTATGCTGAGGACAACGGTTTTCGCAACATCGAATTTTATGTGGATGATGGGGTCAGCGGTACAACTTTTGATAGACCAGACTTTAACCGCATGATTGCTGATGTAGAGTCCGGTAGAATCGGAACGATTATCATCAAGGATATGTCCCGCTTTGGCAGGGATTACCTTAAAGTAGGATATTATACCGAGATTATGTTTCCTGAATCAGATGTACGATTCATTGCTATTAACAACGGTATTGATAGTGCTAACCAAACAGACAGTGACTTTACACCGTTTCTTAACATTATTAATGAATGGTATGCTAAGGATACTAGCAAGAAAATCCGTGCTGTATTCAAATCCAAGGGACAGTCCGGTAAGCCACTCTGCACCAATCCGCCTTACGGTTATATTAAAGACCCTGAAGATAAGTTGCACTGGTTTATAGATGAAGAAGCCGCAGAGGTGGTCAGAGATATTTTCCGACTGTGTATGGCTGGTTTTGGACCCACGCAGATAGCAAAGCAACTTGAAAAGCGATGCATTGATACACCTACGGTTCATCTTCGCAAAATGGGTATTAACACTCCAGCAAGACCACCTGAAAACCCATATGCTTGGTCGGCTCGTACCGTAGCAGATATTCTGGCTAAAATGGAATATCTAGGTCACACGGTAAATTTCAAGACTTCTAAAAAGTCATATAAGAGCAAAGTCAAGATATTGAACAATCCAGAAGATTGGCTGGTTTTCAAAAATACCCATGAAGCAATTATTGATGAAGGCACTTGGGAAACAGTGCAGAAAATCAGAGATGGCAAGCGAAGACCATCACGATTAGGTGAAATGGGAATGCTCTCTGGCATGATGTTTTGTGCCGACTGTGGAGCAAAGCTGTATCAGGTTAGAGGCAAGGGATGGACACACGATAAGGAATACTTCGTTTGTGCTACTTACCGCAAGAAAAAGGGTATGTGCAGTTCACATCAGATACGCAATGTTGTAGTGGAACAGCTTTTGCTAGAAGACTTAAGACGTGTAACCTCCTTTGCCAAAGACCATGAACAGGAATTCATCCGTATAGTAATGAATAATTCAGAAAAGGAACTTGCCAAAGAACTCCGCCAAAGTCAAAAGGAGTACGAACAAGCACAGACTCGCATTGCTGACATAGATAAAATCATTCGAAAGCTATATGAGGACAATGTGATGGGCAAAATTCCCGAAGAGCGTTTTTACAAGATGTCGGCTGAATATGAAGCGGAGCAGAAGGCACTGGAAGAAAGGATAACCAAATTAAAGCATACCATTGATACAGCAAATGAACAGTCCCTCAATACCGACCGCTTTTTGGCACTGGTTAAAAAGTACACAGAAATTACAGAATTGGATGCAGAGATTATCCGAGAGTTCATTGACAAAATTATTGTATTTAAGGCTGAAAAGATAGATGGCCGCAGAACCCAGCGGATTCAAATTTTCTATAACTGCATTGGTGCTATTGATTTGCCAAAGTAA